Proteins from one Triticum aestivum cultivar Chinese Spring chromosome 7A, IWGSC CS RefSeq v2.1, whole genome shotgun sequence genomic window:
- the LOC123151740 gene encoding abscisic acid receptor PYL9, protein MEAHMERALREGVTEAERAALEGTVRAHHTFPGRAPGGTCTSLVAQRVAAPVRAVWPIVRSFGNPQRYKHFVRTCALAAGDGASVGSVREVTVVSGLPASTSTERLEILDDDRHILSFSVVGGDHRLRNYRSVTSVTEFQPGPYCVVVESYVVDVPDGNTEEDTRMFTDTVVKLNLQKLASVAEDSAAAPGSRRRD, encoded by the coding sequence ATGGAGGCGCACATGGAGCGGGCGCTGCGGGAGGGGGTGACGGAGGCGGAGCGGGCGGCGCTGGAGGGGACGGTGCGGGCGCACCACACCTTCCCGGGGCGGGCGCCGGGGGGCACCTGCACGTCGCTGGTGGCGCAGCGCGTGGCGGCGCCGGTGCGCGCGGTGTGGCCCATCGTGCGCAGCTTCGGCAACCCCCAGCGGTACAAGCACTTCGTGCGCACCTGCGCGCTCGCGGCCGGCGACGGGGCCAGCGTCGGCAGCGTCCGCGAGGTCACCGTCGTGTCCGGCCTCCCAGCGTCCACCAGCACCGAGCGCCTAGAGATCCTGGACGACGACCGCCACATCCTCAGCTTCAGCGTCGTGGGCGGGGATCACCGCCTCCGCAACTACCGCTCCGTCACCTCCGTCACCGAGTTCCAGCCGGGCCCCTACTGCGTCGTCGTCGAGTCCTACGTCGTGGACGTGCCCGACGGCAACACCGAGGAGGACACCAGGATGTTCACCGACACCGTCGTCAAGCTCAACCTCCAGAAGCTCGCCTCCGTCGCCGAGGACTCCGCGGCCGCGCCTGGCTCGCGGCGGCGGGACTAG